In Paeniglutamicibacter kerguelensis, one genomic interval encodes:
- a CDS encoding cation:proton antiporter, with the protein MFESPSILYAAAGVAVFAAAVLPRLLSRAPLSMPMVFLATGALAFGLLGNLPDPDPVAYPDFTLRLTEVCVIISLMGAGLALDRPMGWRRWATTWRMLGVAMPLCILGLTLLGLGLLGLGLAAALLVASALAPTDPVLASEVQVGEPADEEDKIGQEDEIRFGLTSEAGLNDGLAFPFVYLAIAISLVGAASGAWFPEWFAVDVLWRIGIGVLTGLGTGKLLAAVFFSSRPEAIRLAEHSEGFVALAATFLAYGATEMIEGYGFIAVFICAVTIRAAEHTHGYHRVLHSYVEQLERLMTVIILVLLGGAIARGLLSGVGWPEVVVALAFLLVVRPLAGWIGLMGGKTGMRERIAIAFFGIRGIGSLYYLAYALDTGDFGDQTDDLWALVGLIVVMSIVLHGATTAPVMNRLDRLRQREALRRFGDEGQAPNTAI; encoded by the coding sequence ATCCTGTATGCGGCGGCGGGCGTGGCGGTCTTCGCCGCTGCGGTGCTCCCGCGACTTCTAAGTCGGGCCCCGCTCTCGATGCCGATGGTTTTTCTCGCGACCGGGGCGCTGGCATTCGGCCTCCTCGGGAACCTACCGGACCCCGACCCCGTCGCGTACCCGGATTTCACGCTGCGCCTCACCGAGGTATGCGTCATCATCTCGCTGATGGGCGCCGGCCTCGCCCTGGACCGCCCGATGGGATGGCGCCGGTGGGCGACGACGTGGCGCATGCTCGGGGTGGCCATGCCGCTGTGCATCCTCGGGTTGACTCTGCTGGGGTTAGGGCTGCTCGGGCTGGGTTTGGCTGCGGCCCTGCTGGTCGCGTCGGCGTTGGCCCCGACAGACCCCGTGCTGGCCTCCGAGGTGCAGGTCGGTGAACCCGCGGACGAGGAGGACAAGATCGGACAAGAAGACGAGATCCGCTTCGGACTCACGTCCGAAGCCGGCCTCAACGACGGTCTCGCGTTCCCGTTCGTCTATCTTGCCATCGCCATTAGCTTGGTCGGAGCCGCTTCCGGGGCCTGGTTCCCGGAATGGTTCGCCGTCGATGTCCTGTGGCGGATCGGCATCGGCGTACTGACGGGGCTCGGCACTGGAAAGCTTCTGGCCGCAGTGTTCTTCTCGTCGCGGCCCGAGGCCATCCGGCTTGCCGAACATTCAGAAGGCTTCGTGGCCTTGGCCGCGACGTTCCTCGCCTACGGCGCCACGGAAATGATCGAGGGCTACGGTTTCATCGCCGTGTTCATCTGCGCGGTGACGATCCGGGCGGCCGAGCACACCCATGGCTACCACCGGGTGCTGCACAGCTACGTCGAACAGCTGGAACGGCTGATGACAGTGATCATCTTGGTGCTGCTCGGCGGCGCGATCGCCCGCGGGCTGCTCTCCGGGGTCGGGTGGCCCGAGGTCGTCGTCGCTCTGGCCTTCCTGCTCGTAGTCCGTCCACTGGCCGGATGGATCGGCCTGATGGGCGGCAAGACCGGGATGCGGGAGCGTATTGCCATCGCCTTCTTCGGCATCCGCGGCATCGGTTCCCTCTACTATCTTGCCTATGCCTTGGACACGGGTGACTTTGGCGATCAAACGGACGACCTGTGGGCCCTCGTGGGCTTAATAGTTGTCATGTCCATTGTGCTGCACGGGGCAACGACCGCACCTGTCATG